A stretch of bacterium DNA encodes these proteins:
- a CDS encoding GNAT family N-acetyltransferase has translation MAPRRRTHVRGPRRRPRTRRRRAGRAAQRRRDQLRIGGVRLRAIAWEDRPALASLLSIEAVHRFLCDGAPPPDEAIDAWIEEGLEPVAPWLGLWLLENDRGEAFGCVRLSAAEDEAASAELTYLLDPSVWGRGLATRMARTALARAFAQGADTVLAGVDAPNTDSIAVLRRLGMRFLRDADYPSGPGVEYVLSSADFDPPVAGEAFDVVDER, from the coding sequence GTGGCCCCTCGTCGGCGAACACACGTCCGAGGTCCTCGAAGGCGACCTCGGACTCGCCGACGACGAGCTGGCCGTGCTGCGCAGCGAAGGCGTGATCAACTGAGGATCGGCGGCGTCCGGCTTCGCGCGATCGCGTGGGAGGACCGACCGGCCCTGGCTTCGCTCCTCTCGATCGAGGCCGTCCATCGCTTTCTCTGCGATGGAGCGCCCCCACCCGACGAGGCGATCGACGCCTGGATCGAAGAAGGCCTCGAACCGGTCGCGCCCTGGCTCGGCCTCTGGCTCCTCGAGAACGATCGGGGAGAAGCCTTCGGGTGCGTCCGACTCTCCGCGGCCGAGGACGAGGCGGCGAGCGCCGAGCTCACCTACCTGCTCGATCCGTCCGTCTGGGGGCGCGGTCTGGCGACCCGGATGGCGCGGACCGCGCTCGCCCGCGCGTTCGCCCAGGGCGCCGACACGGTCCTGGCCGGCGTCGACGCCCCCAACACGGACTCGATCGCCGTCCTGCGGCGCCTCGGGATGCGTTTCCTTCGCGACGCCGACTATCCGAGCGGACCGGGCGTCGAGTACGTTCTCTCGAGCGCAGACTTCGACCCACCCGTCGCCGGCGAGGCGTTCGACGTCGTGGACGAACGCTGA
- a CDS encoding FAD-dependent oxidoreductase — protein MSFSHLLSPTKIGSMELPNRVVMAPMGVELVEADGVVRQPTIDYYVERVRGGVGLIISENTSAAYPMGANSAHEIAVSDDKYLPGLTALTEAVHAAGGKIAIQLAHHGKVGRLDTIEGRELLMPSMPRKSTRPSGPLDLSMDEMMAMAKASGGGKPVIKEATHEDIAWLIEAFADAAERARRAGFDAVEIHAAHGYIFSEFHSPAWNFREDEYGGDAEGRSKLLCDVLRACKARTGGDFPIWCRLDAKEIGVENGIVVEEAAKTARFAQEAGADAIHVSAYSDPMGAGFTEGPLVHREGGFLGFASTIKRSVDVPVITAGRITVERGEEAIRGGEVDLVALGRPLLAEPELVKKLSEGRRDEIRPCIYCYVCVAQPFFDRRVKCAVNPVLAQESEFAPLLREKAPDPKRVVVVGSGPAGVEAACTAAARGHQVTLFEKDAHVGGTLRFAALPYEPNERLLDWMEARLARSNVDVRTGTPATAEAISALSPDVVLAGLGARRESSGIPGADGSHVWDGDDLRLVLAGDPATTRRLGIPLYARLAISIGRSLGITTDPSRLRSASKLFMPMGKRVTIIGGGLVGAELAEFLAERGREVTVIERGPVVALEMAHPRRWRVLHELREAGVELVTEATPLEITKDAVRFSRKGEGEDEAPVERLVPADTVVIAEGLAANPDPLEALRACGAPVVPIGDVEGVKYIEGAIHQGFRAAIEL, from the coding sequence ATGTCCTTCTCCCACCTCCTCTCCCCCACGAAGATCGGCTCGATGGAGCTGCCCAACCGCGTGGTGATGGCGCCGATGGGCGTCGAGCTCGTCGAAGCCGACGGCGTCGTTCGTCAGCCGACGATCGACTACTACGTCGAGCGCGTTCGGGGCGGGGTCGGCCTGATCATCTCCGAGAACACGAGCGCCGCGTATCCGATGGGCGCCAACTCGGCCCACGAGATCGCGGTCTCCGACGACAAGTACCTGCCGGGGCTCACGGCGCTCACCGAAGCGGTCCACGCCGCCGGTGGGAAGATCGCCATCCAGCTCGCCCATCACGGCAAGGTCGGCCGCCTCGACACGATCGAAGGGCGTGAGCTCCTCATGCCTTCGATGCCACGGAAGTCGACGCGACCGAGCGGTCCGCTCGATCTCTCGATGGACGAGATGATGGCCATGGCCAAGGCCTCGGGTGGCGGCAAGCCCGTCATCAAGGAGGCGACCCACGAGGACATCGCCTGGTTGATCGAGGCCTTCGCCGACGCGGCGGAACGCGCCCGGCGCGCGGGCTTCGATGCCGTCGAGATCCATGCGGCCCACGGCTACATCTTCTCCGAGTTCCACTCCCCCGCCTGGAATTTCCGCGAGGACGAGTACGGCGGCGACGCGGAAGGTCGATCGAAGCTCCTCTGCGACGTCCTGCGCGCCTGCAAGGCGCGCACGGGCGGCGACTTCCCGATCTGGTGCCGACTCGACGCGAAGGAGATCGGCGTCGAGAACGGCATCGTCGTCGAGGAGGCCGCCAAGACCGCGCGCTTCGCCCAGGAGGCGGGCGCCGACGCGATCCACGTGAGCGCCTACTCCGATCCGATGGGCGCAGGCTTCACCGAAGGTCCGCTCGTCCACCGCGAGGGCGGCTTCCTCGGGTTCGCCTCCACCATCAAGCGCTCGGTCGACGTCCCCGTGATCACCGCCGGTCGGATCACCGTCGAGCGCGGCGAAGAGGCGATCCGGGGCGGCGAAGTCGATCTCGTCGCGCTGGGGCGACCGCTCCTCGCGGAGCCCGAGCTCGTCAAGAAGCTGTCGGAGGGGCGTCGAGACGAAATCCGCCCCTGCATCTACTGCTACGTCTGCGTCGCGCAGCCCTTCTTCGATCGCCGGGTGAAGTGCGCCGTCAATCCGGTCCTCGCCCAGGAGAGCGAGTTCGCGCCCCTTCTCCGTGAGAAGGCGCCCGACCCCAAGCGCGTCGTCGTCGTGGGCAGTGGCCCGGCCGGCGTGGAAGCCGCCTGCACCGCCGCCGCCCGCGGCCATCAGGTCACGCTCTTCGAGAAGGACGCCCACGTCGGCGGAACGCTCCGCTTCGCTGCGCTCCCCTATGAACCCAACGAGCGCCTTCTCGACTGGATGGAGGCGCGACTCGCGCGATCGAACGTCGACGTCCGGACCGGCACACCGGCGACCGCCGAGGCGATCTCGGCGCTCTCCCCCGACGTCGTCCTCGCGGGCCTCGGTGCGCGACGCGAGTCGAGCGGGATCCCCGGCGCCGACGGATCCCACGTCTGGGACGGCGACGATCTCCGCCTCGTGCTCGCCGGCGATCCGGCGACGACCAGGCGCCTGGGCATCCCCCTCTACGCCCGGCTCGCGATCTCGATCGGACGCAGCCTCGGGATCACGACCGACCCGTCGCGCCTGCGGAGCGCCTCGAAGCTCTTCATGCCGATGGGCAAGCGCGTGACGATCATCGGCGGCGGACTCGTCGGCGCGGAGCTCGCGGAGTTCCTCGCCGAGCGGGGACGCGAGGTGACCGTGATCGAGCGGGGACCGGTCGTCGCCCTCGAAATGGCTCATCCACGACGCTGGCGTGTCCTTCACGAGCTTCGCGAGGCCGGCGTCGAGCTCGTGACCGAGGCAACACCCCTCGAGATCACGAAGGATGCCGTCCGCTTCAGCCGCAAGGGCGAAGGCGAGGACGAAGCGCCGGTGGAGCGCCTCGTGCCCGCGGACACGGTCGTGATCGCCGAAGGGCTCGCCGCCAACCCGGATCCGCTCGAGGCCCTTCGCGCCTGCGGCGCCCCGGTCGTCCCGATCGGCGACGTGGAAGGCGTGAAGTACATCGAGGGCGCCATCCACCAGGGCTTCCGCGCCGCGATCGAGCTCTGA
- a CDS encoding molybdopterin-dependent oxidoreductase yields the protein MAPTDAAPRTQYRTCPLCEATCGLAVEVEGDRVVRVRGDDDDPFSRGFICPKGANLGELHDDPDRLRTPLVRRDGELVPATWDEAFAAVAEGFGRVFEEHGRESLGLVLGNPTTHHLAPAFYMGPMIRACGTRQIYSASTVDQMPAHVVSGLLWGDPAAFPIPDIDRTDHLLMLGANPMASNGSLMTAPDFPGRLKDMPKRGARLVVVDPRRSETAARAHEHLFIRPGTDVFWLAAMVRTLFEEDLVDIGRLEPFVDGVDTIRELVDAFTPEAVANLCGIDAETTRRQARDLAGAAAAAVYGRIGAHTVEFGTATAWMCAVLNILTGNFDRPGGVMTSSPIAASIDDGEPGGRGYRVGRWKSRVGSHPEINGEFPAASLADEMETPGPGQIRAALSVAANPVRSYPNSERLDRAFGELDFYVAFDIYVNETSRHADVILPAPSALEEPTYEFTFMVNAIRSFAKFDEPVFESDGPDEAEIFARLTLAIAGQGADADPNQLHDELIEKAIGKLVDRHDLDREKIEAELEGLSPLLKQLDLKLRGGWQGDLFGARPGGVSLRKLAEHPHGIDLGPMVERFPARLRTESAKFDLDAPHLVADWARVRARLDGGASEGLLLIGRRHLRSNNSWMHNVPSLVSGKSRCTLLMHPDDAATRGLESGSRTEIRSKAGALEVEVEVSEAMMKGVVSLPHGWGHGTPGSRMAVAAANAGVPSNVLTDDRVIDTASGNGVLNGIPVEVAAA from the coding sequence ATGGCCCCCACCGACGCCGCCCCCCGGACCCAGTATCGAACCTGCCCGCTCTGCGAGGCCACTTGCGGCCTCGCGGTCGAGGTCGAAGGCGACCGCGTCGTCCGCGTGCGCGGGGACGACGACGACCCCTTCAGTCGCGGCTTCATCTGCCCGAAGGGCGCGAACCTGGGCGAGCTGCACGACGATCCGGACCGACTGCGGACGCCGCTGGTCCGTCGTGACGGTGAGCTGGTTCCCGCGACCTGGGACGAGGCCTTCGCGGCCGTCGCCGAGGGGTTCGGTCGCGTCTTCGAGGAGCACGGGCGCGAGAGCCTGGGCCTCGTGCTCGGCAATCCTACGACCCACCACCTGGCCCCCGCCTTCTACATGGGGCCGATGATCCGCGCCTGCGGCACGCGTCAGATCTACAGCGCGTCGACCGTCGACCAGATGCCGGCACACGTCGTGTCGGGTCTGCTCTGGGGCGACCCGGCGGCGTTCCCGATCCCGGACATCGACCGGACGGACCACCTGCTCATGCTCGGGGCGAACCCGATGGCCTCGAACGGCAGTCTGATGACGGCCCCGGATTTTCCGGGCCGACTGAAGGACATGCCGAAGCGTGGAGCCAGGCTCGTCGTCGTCGACCCCCGGCGCTCCGAGACCGCCGCCCGGGCCCACGAACATCTCTTCATCCGGCCCGGGACCGACGTCTTCTGGCTCGCCGCGATGGTGCGGACCCTCTTCGAGGAGGATCTCGTCGACATCGGCCGGCTCGAACCCTTCGTGGACGGCGTCGACACGATCCGCGAGCTGGTGGACGCGTTCACTCCGGAGGCGGTCGCGAATCTCTGCGGGATCGATGCCGAGACGACCCGACGCCAGGCGCGGGACCTCGCCGGCGCGGCGGCCGCCGCGGTCTACGGCCGGATCGGGGCGCATACGGTCGAGTTCGGGACGGCGACCGCGTGGATGTGCGCGGTGCTCAACATCCTGACGGGAAACTTCGATCGGCCCGGCGGCGTGATGACCTCGTCGCCGATCGCGGCGAGCATCGACGACGGCGAGCCCGGCGGTCGCGGCTACCGCGTCGGTCGCTGGAAGAGCCGCGTCGGGAGCCACCCCGAGATCAACGGTGAGTTCCCCGCGGCGAGCCTCGCCGACGAGATGGAGACGCCCGGCCCCGGCCAGATCCGCGCCGCGCTGAGCGTCGCCGCGAATCCCGTCCGCTCCTACCCGAACAGCGAGCGGCTCGATCGCGCGTTCGGCGAGCTCGACTTCTACGTGGCCTTCGACATCTACGTGAACGAGACCAGCCGGCACGCGGACGTGATCCTGCCGGCGCCGTCGGCGCTCGAGGAGCCGACCTACGAGTTCACGTTCATGGTGAACGCGATCCGCAGCTTCGCGAAGTTCGACGAGCCGGTCTTCGAATCGGACGGTCCGGACGAGGCCGAGATCTTCGCGCGGCTCACCCTCGCGATCGCGGGGCAGGGCGCGGACGCCGATCCGAACCAGCTCCACGACGAGCTGATCGAGAAGGCGATCGGAAAGCTCGTGGACCGACACGACCTCGATCGCGAGAAGATCGAAGCGGAGCTCGAGGGCCTCTCGCCGCTCCTCAAGCAGCTCGATCTGAAGCTCCGCGGCGGTTGGCAGGGCGATCTCTTCGGCGCGCGCCCGGGCGGGGTCTCGCTCCGGAAGCTGGCCGAGCACCCGCACGGGATCGATCTCGGACCGATGGTCGAGCGCTTCCCCGCGCGCCTGCGGACCGAGAGCGCGAAGTTCGACCTGGACGCTCCGCACCTGGTCGCGGATTGGGCGCGGGTCCGCGCGCGCCTCGACGGCGGCGCCTCCGAAGGGCTCCTGCTGATCGGCCGACGTCACCTCCGCTCGAACAACTCCTGGATGCACAACGTGCCGAGCCTCGTCTCGGGCAAGTCCCGCTGCACCCTGCTCATGCATCCGGACGACGCCGCGACGCGCGGTCTCGAGAGCGGCAGCCGAACGGAGATCCGTTCGAAGGCCGGCGCTCTCGAGGTCGAGGTCGAGGTGAGCGAGGCCATGATGAAGGGCGTCGTCTCACTGCCCCACGGCTGGGGGCACGGAACGCCCGGGTCGCGCATGGCCGTCGCTGCGGCGAACGCGGGCGTGCCCAGCAACGTCCTGACCGACGATCGCGTGATCGACACGGCGAGTGGCAACGGCGTCCTCAACGGGATCCCGGTCGAGGTCGCCGCGGCCTGA
- a CDS encoding efflux RND transporter periplasmic adaptor subunit, which translates to MKRSALRQPLLIIGAAVLVVALLVRVQRSPEDRPQQNAAPLVRTVVAEPTEVRFTVQANGSVTPRTESELIPQVSGEVVEMSPQLVAGGFFEEDDFLARIDDADYRVDREAARAQVARARSEFGRAEKERARQRRLADRSVASEARIDDAENAYGIAEASLREAQARLERAERDLARTEIRAPYRGRVRAEQVDLGQFVNRGQSIATLYAIDYAEVRLPIPDRELAYLEFGQFRAAIVGKGETTGAKVVLSTEFAGAQHHWEGVLDRTEAELDPRSRMINLVARVPEPYKLEAPRSAPLAIGLFVDAEIEGRVVEDAFVLPRDALRAGDRVYVIDAENRIAFREVEVLRTERDRVVVAGGLVAGEMICTSPLDAAIDGMLVRVSGETAAPTVEDPASEDLAERGDAEAAAGAIP; encoded by the coding sequence ATGAAGCGCTCCGCCCTTCGCCAACCGCTGCTGATCATCGGCGCGGCCGTTCTCGTGGTCGCCCTCCTCGTGCGCGTCCAGCGCTCGCCCGAGGATCGCCCCCAGCAGAACGCCGCGCCCCTCGTCCGGACGGTGGTCGCCGAGCCGACCGAAGTCCGATTCACGGTCCAGGCGAACGGCTCCGTCACGCCGCGGACCGAGAGCGAGCTGATCCCCCAGGTCTCTGGCGAAGTCGTCGAAATGTCGCCCCAGCTCGTCGCCGGCGGCTTCTTCGAGGAAGACGATTTCCTGGCCCGGATCGACGACGCCGACTACCGCGTCGATCGCGAGGCCGCGCGGGCCCAGGTCGCGCGCGCTCGCAGCGAGTTCGGTCGCGCCGAGAAGGAGCGCGCCCGCCAGCGCCGCCTCGCTGATCGCTCGGTCGCGAGCGAGGCCCGGATCGACGATGCCGAGAACGCGTACGGGATCGCCGAGGCGAGCCTGCGTGAAGCCCAGGCCCGACTCGAGCGCGCGGAGCGCGACCTCGCACGAACCGAGATCCGTGCCCCCTACCGCGGCCGCGTCCGCGCGGAGCAGGTCGACCTCGGTCAGTTCGTGAACCGCGGCCAGTCGATCGCGACCCTCTACGCGATCGACTACGCCGAGGTCCGGCTCCCGATTCCGGATCGCGAGCTCGCCTACCTCGAGTTCGGACAGTTTCGCGCCGCGATCGTCGGGAAGGGCGAGACGACCGGAGCGAAGGTCGTCCTGTCGACCGAGTTCGCGGGCGCCCAGCACCACTGGGAAGGCGTGCTCGATCGGACCGAGGCCGAGCTCGACCCCAGGAGCCGCATGATCAACCTCGTCGCCCGCGTGCCCGAGCCGTACAAGCTCGAGGCGCCGCGGAGCGCGCCCCTCGCGATCGGTCTCTTCGTCGACGCGGAGATCGAAGGGCGGGTCGTCGAGGACGCCTTCGTCCTGCCGCGGGACGCGCTTCGCGCGGGCGACCGCGTGTACGTGATCGACGCGGAGAACCGGATCGCCTTTCGCGAGGTCGAGGTCCTCCGGACCGAACGCGATCGGGTGGTCGTCGCCGGAGGCCTCGTCGCCGGCGAGATGATCTGTACCTCGCCCCTCGATGCGGCGATCGATGGCATGCTCGTCCGCGTGAGCGGCGAGACGGCGGCACCCACCGTCGAGGATCCCGCTTCGGAGGACCTCGCGGAGCGCGGGGACGCGGAAGCGGCGGCAGGAGCCATCCCGTGA
- a CDS encoding efflux RND transporter permease subunit, with protein sequence MIRAIAWFARNHVAANLLMALMLIGGIVSLPAIQQRAFPEIVVDVIAINVVYLGAAPEEVEQGVCIRIEEEIHGIDGIEEIKSSAAEGACGVSAELMTGYPIDRALSEIKNAVDSITTFPVETEKPIVSHFEVRNTALSIAVSAAADERSLKVYGERIRDSIASLPDVTQVELKNVRDYEISIEVAEETLRRHDLTFDEVVAAVRRGSLDRPGGSIKTTGGEILLRTKGQAYVGQEFERIVLRTEADGTRLLLSDVATVVDGFEPDEQFATFDGNPAITIKAYRVGDQKVIRVVDAIRAHLEEFRAFVPEGLSMNVWEDESQTLKDRLNILIKNGVSGFVLVFVVLALFLRLKLAIWVSIGVPLSILGALFLFPYTDISIDVISLFAFIMVLGLLVDDAVVVGENVHRHQEAAEDPLDASVRGTQEVSIPVIFGVLTTIAAFGPMIFAPGTMGQIFGVIGLSASLCLVFSVIESQLVLPAHLGHMKPSAAHGTLEPGSLQARWKSFQATMASSLSRLAQDRYRPLLDRALANRYSVIAGGIGILVIALTTVGTGIGGAKMNFSFFPPIESDYVTATLTMPQGTPIEATERAARVVLDAAHRTKAELAEDGFDADELIQHVLFSVGQQPNAGDSGPGDPSGATGSHLAEIRMSIQSGDHRPISAAEIKQRWRDQTEKVAIPDVVELSFNAALFDAGDPIDIQLRSTDVDQLVEAAGRLKAELSRKIGVFEISDSFRAGKQELKLDILPAAQTLGLTLDDLSKQVRQAFYGEEAQRIQRGRDDIRVMVRYPDRDRRSLADLDELRIRTPNGGEVPFYAVARAELGRGFATIKRADRNRVIHVTADVDVKEVAAGDVIAELEREFIPLLLADYPGMSYSLEGEQSEQAESMGGLFRNYAVALFMIYALLAIPLRSYVQPLIIMAVIPFGLVGAIIGHWFMYFVREIFTDQTFNFSMMSIFGFVALTGVVVNSSLVLVHYINERRAEGVALEEAVRAAGVARFRPIVLTSMTTFVGLAPILREGSVSAQFLIPMATSLGFGVLFGSTISLFLVPSAYVVVEDVKSALAGRKDELQEIDPLDPLIGS encoded by the coding sequence GTGATCCGCGCCATCGCGTGGTTCGCCCGGAACCACGTCGCCGCGAACCTGCTGATGGCGCTCATGCTGATCGGCGGGATCGTCAGCCTGCCCGCGATCCAGCAGCGCGCCTTCCCCGAGATCGTGGTCGACGTGATCGCGATCAACGTCGTCTATCTCGGCGCAGCGCCCGAAGAGGTCGAGCAGGGCGTCTGTATCCGGATCGAGGAAGAGATCCACGGCATCGACGGGATCGAGGAGATCAAGAGCTCCGCCGCCGAAGGGGCCTGCGGCGTGAGCGCCGAATTGATGACGGGCTATCCGATCGACCGCGCTCTCTCCGAGATCAAGAACGCCGTCGACTCGATCACGACCTTTCCGGTCGAGACCGAGAAGCCGATCGTCAGCCACTTCGAGGTTCGCAATACCGCCCTGTCGATCGCCGTCTCCGCCGCCGCCGACGAGCGCTCGCTCAAGGTCTACGGCGAGCGGATCCGCGATTCGATCGCGTCCCTGCCCGACGTGACCCAGGTCGAGCTCAAGAACGTCCGCGACTACGAGATCTCGATCGAGGTCGCCGAGGAGACGCTCCGACGGCACGACCTGACCTTCGACGAGGTCGTCGCGGCGGTCCGGCGCGGCTCCCTCGATCGACCCGGCGGATCCATCAAGACGACGGGCGGCGAGATCCTTCTCAGGACGAAGGGTCAGGCCTACGTCGGCCAGGAATTCGAGCGGATCGTCCTACGGACCGAGGCGGACGGGACGCGGCTCCTCCTCTCGGACGTCGCGACCGTCGTCGACGGCTTCGAGCCGGACGAGCAGTTCGCCACCTTCGACGGCAACCCCGCGATCACGATCAAGGCCTACCGCGTCGGCGACCAGAAGGTGATCCGGGTCGTCGACGCGATCCGTGCCCATCTCGAGGAGTTCCGCGCGTTCGTTCCGGAAGGACTCTCCATGAACGTCTGGGAAGACGAGTCCCAGACGCTCAAGGACCGCCTCAACATCCTGATCAAGAACGGGGTGAGCGGATTCGTCCTCGTCTTCGTCGTGCTCGCCCTCTTCCTTCGCCTGAAGCTCGCGATCTGGGTCTCGATCGGCGTGCCGCTCTCGATCCTGGGGGCGCTCTTCCTCTTCCCCTACACCGACATCTCGATCGACGTGATCTCGCTCTTCGCGTTCATCATGGTGCTGGGACTGCTGGTGGACGACGCCGTCGTCGTCGGCGAGAACGTCCATCGCCACCAGGAAGCCGCGGAAGACCCCCTCGACGCCTCCGTTCGCGGGACCCAGGAGGTCTCGATCCCGGTGATCTTCGGCGTACTCACGACGATCGCCGCCTTCGGCCCGATGATCTTCGCGCCCGGCACGATGGGCCAGATCTTCGGCGTGATCGGGCTCTCCGCCTCGCTCTGCCTCGTCTTCTCGGTGATCGAGTCCCAGCTCGTCCTGCCGGCCCACCTCGGCCACATGAAGCCGAGCGCCGCCCACGGGACGCTCGAGCCGGGCTCGCTCCAGGCGCGCTGGAAGTCCTTCCAGGCGACGATGGCCTCGAGCCTCTCGCGCCTCGCCCAGGACCGCTATCGGCCGCTCCTCGATCGCGCCCTCGCGAACCGCTACTCGGTCATCGCCGGGGGGATCGGCATCCTCGTCATCGCGCTCACCACGGTGGGAACCGGGATCGGCGGCGCCAAGATGAATTTCTCGTTCTTCCCGCCGATCGAGAGCGACTACGTGACCGCGACGCTCACGATGCCCCAGGGCACGCCGATCGAAGCGACGGAGCGCGCCGCACGGGTCGTCCTCGATGCTGCCCACCGAACCAAGGCCGAGCTCGCCGAGGATGGCTTCGATGCGGACGAGCTGATCCAGCACGTGCTCTTCTCGGTCGGCCAGCAGCCCAACGCCGGCGACTCCGGTCCTGGCGATCCTTCCGGCGCGACCGGAAGCCACCTCGCCGAGATCCGGATGTCGATCCAATCGGGGGACCACCGCCCGATCAGTGCGGCCGAGATCAAGCAGCGATGGCGCGACCAGACGGAGAAGGTCGCCATCCCGGACGTCGTCGAGCTCAGCTTCAACGCCGCGCTCTTCGACGCCGGCGACCCGATCGACATCCAGCTCCGAAGCACCGACGTCGACCAGCTCGTCGAGGCCGCAGGCCGACTCAAGGCCGAGCTCTCGCGAAAGATCGGCGTGTTCGAGATCAGCGACTCGTTCCGTGCCGGAAAGCAGGAGCTCAAGCTCGACATCCTGCCCGCCGCCCAGACCCTCGGTCTCACCCTCGACGATCTCTCGAAGCAGGTCCGGCAGGCGTTCTACGGCGAGGAGGCCCAGCGGATCCAGCGCGGTCGCGACGACATCCGCGTGATGGTCCGCTACCCGGACCGGGACCGGCGCTCCCTCGCCGACCTCGACGAGCTCCGGATCCGGACCCCGAACGGGGGCGAGGTTCCCTTCTACGCCGTCGCGCGCGCCGAGCTGGGGCGGGGCTTCGCGACGATCAAACGGGCGGACCGCAACCGCGTGATCCACGTAACCGCGGACGTCGACGTCAAGGAGGTCGCGGCGGGCGACGTGATCGCGGAGCTCGAGCGCGAGTTCATACCGCTGCTCCTCGCCGACTATCCGGGCATGTCCTACTCGCTCGAGGGCGAGCAGTCCGAGCAGGCGGAGAGCATGGGCGGGCTCTTCCGCAACTACGCGGTCGCGCTCTTCATGATCTACGCGCTGCTCGCGATCCCGCTCCGGTCCTACGTCCAGCCGCTGATCATCATGGCCGTGATCCCCTTCGGCCTCGTCGGCGCGATCATCGGCCACTGGTTCATGTACTTCGTGCGCGAGATCTTCACGGACCAGACCTTCAACTTCTCGATGATGTCGATCTTCGGGTTCGTCGCGTTGACGGGGGTCGTCGTCAACTCGAGCCTCGTCCTCGTCCACTACATCAACGAGCGGCGCGCCGAGGGCGTGGCCCTCGAAGAAGCGGTCCGGGCCGCCGGTGTTGCCCGCTTCCGGCCGATCGTGCTGACGTCGATGACCACGTTCGTCGGCCTCGCGCCGATCCTGCGCGAGGGCAGCGTGAGCGCGCAGTTCCTGATCCCGATGGCCACGAGCCTGGGCTTCGGCGTCCTCTTCGGCTCGACGATCTCGCTCTTCCTCGTCCCGTCCGCCTACGTCGTCGTCGAGGACGTGAAATCGGCCCTCGCAGGACGCAAGGACGAACTCCAGGAGATCGACCCGCTCGATCCGCTGATCGGCAGCTGA
- a CDS encoding Fic family protein, with the protein MERGLTGRYEETVIGGDRVAAFVPLPLPPMPSLDLTGLNRLAAEANVSLGRLDGVSTLLPDKELLLYTYIRKEALLSSQIEGTQSTLSDLLLFELDEAPGVPESDVVEVASYVAALQHGLERLRGGFPLSTRLIREIHEVLLARGRGSDKQPGEFRTTGVWLGGQRARDAEFVPPPANRLAECLTDLERFLHAEDDDLPPLLRAGLAHVQFETIHPFLDGNGRVGRLLITFLLCEQRTLSDPLLYLSLYFKQHRTEYYSLLTRVRTHGDWEAWMSFYLEGVTSVAQEVVAATDRLSRLFSKDRNSIANRGRRAGSALRVLEAFSARPLGSISSVSERTELSFPTVSSSIDLLVELGIVRELTGKQRNRLFVYDEYLSILNEGTEPL; encoded by the coding sequence TTGGAGCGCGGACTCACCGGGCGATACGAAGAGACCGTGATCGGAGGGGATCGCGTAGCTGCCTTCGTCCCACTTCCCCTTCCTCCCATGCCATCCCTCGACCTTACGGGTCTCAACAGACTCGCCGCCGAGGCGAACGTGTCGCTTGGTCGTCTCGACGGCGTCTCGACGCTTCTGCCCGACAAGGAACTCCTTCTCTACACGTACATCCGGAAAGAGGCGCTTCTCTCTTCGCAGATCGAAGGCACGCAGTCGACGCTCTCCGATCTCTTGCTCTTCGAGTTGGACGAAGCGCCCGGCGTTCCCGAGTCGGATGTCGTGGAAGTCGCGAGCTATGTCGCGGCGCTCCAGCACGGGCTCGAGCGGCTGCGAGGCGGGTTCCCGCTCTCGACGCGGCTCATCCGGGAGATCCACGAAGTCCTTCTCGCCCGCGGACGCGGAAGCGACAAGCAGCCCGGCGAATTCCGCACGACTGGCGTATGGCTAGGAGGGCAGCGCGCGCGCGACGCGGAGTTCGTTCCGCCTCCTGCGAATCGGCTGGCTGAGTGCCTGACGGACCTCGAGCGATTCCTGCACGCAGAAGACGACGATCTTCCGCCGCTTCTTCGCGCAGGACTCGCGCACGTCCAGTTCGAGACCATTCATCCCTTCCTCGATGGCAACGGTCGGGTGGGTCGTCTTCTGATCACCTTCCTGCTCTGCGAGCAACGCACCCTCAGCGATCCTCTCCTCTATCTGAGTCTCTACTTCAAGCAGCATCGAACGGAGTACTACTCGCTGCTGACTCGAGTCCGCACACATGGAGACTGGGAAGCGTGGATGTCCTTCTACCTGGAAGGCGTCACGTCGGTGGCGCAGGAGGTCGTCGCTGCGACGGATCGGCTCTCGCGGCTCTTCTCGAAGGATCGCAACTCGATCGCCAATCGGGGGCGCCGAGCCGGGTCGGCGCTTCGTGTGTTGGAAGCCTTCTCCGCACGTCCGTTGGGCTCGATCTCGTCGGTGTCGGAACGGACCGAGCTCTCGTTTCCCACGGTCTCTTCTTCGATCGACCTGCTCGTCGAGCTGGGGATCGTCCGAGAGCTGACCGGCAAGCAACGCAATCGGCTCTTCGTCTATGACGAATACCTCTCGATCCTGAACGAGGGGACCGAGCCGCTCTGA